The proteins below are encoded in one region of Pseudonocardia sp. DSM 110487:
- a CDS encoding cyclase family protein produces MAAPVGERLPIEEFRRLLRRVDRSDTWGLDDELGALRFIGPDQRLAALATVRVGEVVSCAAAWHNDRPGRPGSTQLSVRTEQAGAWLAVNEHLSIDLHGRNSMTHLDALGHFFFDATGYGGAPASVVGPDGTSRHSVASAADGIVARGVLLDLMSMPRTTDPSAPVRVEEVLAYLQRERIHIDRGDVLFVRAGPRPREEPFTAGLHIGCAEWLHDSGIAVVVTDHGLDCDADQVQDVATPWHVATLTRMGVRLVDLADLEALAGTSARHGRRVFLAVLAALPLHGATSSPINPLALF; encoded by the coding sequence ATGGCGGCGCCTGTCGGGGAACGTCTGCCGATCGAGGAGTTCCGTCGCCTGCTCCGGCGGGTTGACCGCAGCGACACCTGGGGATTGGACGACGAGCTGGGCGCGCTCCGCTTCATCGGACCGGACCAGCGCCTGGCGGCACTCGCCACGGTCCGCGTGGGCGAGGTCGTCAGCTGTGCGGCCGCCTGGCACAACGACCGGCCGGGCCGACCCGGGTCGACGCAGCTGAGTGTCCGGACCGAGCAGGCAGGCGCGTGGCTGGCAGTCAACGAGCACTTGTCCATCGATCTGCATGGACGGAACTCGATGACGCACCTGGATGCGCTCGGGCACTTCTTCTTCGACGCCACCGGCTATGGCGGGGCGCCGGCAAGCGTGGTGGGGCCGGACGGTACCTCCCGGCACTCGGTGGCCAGCGCCGCAGACGGAATCGTCGCGCGTGGCGTCCTGCTGGACTTGATGTCGATGCCACGCACGACCGACCCGTCGGCCCCCGTCCGCGTCGAGGAGGTCCTCGCGTACCTGCAGCGCGAACGCATCCACATCGATCGTGGAGACGTCTTGTTCGTCCGCGCGGGACCGCGGCCGCGTGAAGAACCGTTCACCGCCGGCCTCCACATCGGCTGCGCCGAGTGGTTGCACGACAGCGGGATAGCTGTGGTCGTCACCGACCACGGCCTCGACTGCGACGCCGACCAGGTGCAGGACGTCGCGACTCCCTGGCATGTCGCGACATTGACCCGCATGGGTGTGCGGCTGGTGGATCTCGCCGATCTCGAGGCGCTAGCCGGTACGTCAGCCCGACACGGCCGCCGAGTGTTCCTCGCCGTGCTTGCAGCCCTTCCGCTACACGGTGCGACGAGCTCGCCGATCAACCCGCTGGCCCTGTTCTAG
- a CDS encoding substrate-binding domain-containing protein: MDRLVAGDPSKEDMMFALQRFVTAGCAAGLALSVAACGTVGDTSASPGNPSGAGIVIAGVYGNTSDPFFSSIGCGARAEAQRLGVELKTYTSASLDTNQFAANFQSAQLAKPNGIFVEPFNANQFVAQYQSLMQQGVPIVTASASTPPSQYKLVLSSPDTAPYLPEALSLIDAESGSMVVLGGAPGVEPLEIRYKPFVEAVTKAKPGLTALPTEYSGFDINKSTSTVASLLIAHPDLRLVIASNGPDGQAAAAAVQQAGKAGQVKVIAFDAVPAEIVALKAGTITALIAQAPQKIGAESVSTLVAYIKGNPSGRPVPSGEEVIGIPQRLLTAQNVDDPANADYIYRVDC; encoded by the coding sequence GTGGACCGGCTCGTCGCCGGCGATCCGTCGAAGGAGGACATGATGTTCGCACTGCAGCGCTTCGTGACCGCGGGATGTGCCGCGGGCCTCGCCCTGAGCGTGGCCGCCTGCGGAACGGTCGGTGACACGTCTGCAAGTCCGGGTAACCCGTCCGGCGCCGGCATCGTCATCGCGGGTGTGTACGGCAATACCAGTGACCCGTTCTTCAGCTCGATCGGATGTGGTGCGCGGGCCGAGGCGCAGCGGCTGGGTGTCGAGCTCAAGACCTACACCTCGGCGAGCCTCGACACCAACCAGTTCGCCGCGAACTTCCAGTCCGCCCAGCTTGCCAAGCCCAACGGGATCTTCGTCGAACCGTTCAACGCCAACCAGTTCGTCGCGCAGTACCAATCCCTCATGCAGCAGGGTGTCCCGATCGTGACCGCCTCGGCGTCCACTCCGCCGTCCCAGTACAAGCTTGTGCTGAGCTCCCCGGACACCGCACCATACCTGCCGGAGGCGCTTAGCCTGATCGACGCCGAGTCCGGCAGCATGGTCGTTCTCGGCGGTGCCCCCGGAGTCGAGCCGCTGGAGATCCGCTACAAGCCGTTCGTCGAAGCGGTGACCAAGGCGAAACCCGGCCTCACGGCCCTGCCGACCGAGTACAGCGGATTCGATATCAACAAATCCACGAGCACGGTCGCGTCCCTGCTCATCGCGCACCCCGATCTCCGGCTCGTCATCGCATCGAACGGCCCGGACGGCCAGGCCGCGGCCGCCGCCGTTCAGCAGGCAGGCAAGGCCGGGCAAGTGAAGGTGATCGCGTTCGACGCCGTTCCCGCGGAGATCGTGGCGCTCAAGGCAGGCACGATCACGGCACTGATCGCGCAGGCACCGCAGAAGATCGGCGCCGAGTCGGTCAGCACGCTGGTCGCCTACATCAAGGGGAACCCGAGCGGCCGCCCGGTACCGTCCGGCGAGGAGGTGATCGGAATTCCGCAGCGCCTGTTGACTGCCCAGAACGTCGACGACCCGGCGAATGCCGACTACATCTACCGAGTGGACTGTTGA
- a CDS encoding ABC transporter permease — protein MLLVVLFTALSDNGVFASVANAQSLLLSGTQALLLGLGLALLLGAGVFDLSLGANLVLSSVAGAMVMRVVAGTPDAAGRFPNLGAGIVLGVLACLLTGTVFGLINGVLIAYFGINSLIATLGTLGVGSGLALVLTGGSDIAGLPSALQSNFGLRTIAAIPAPALVAVILAVILGLVVRFTRFGLRTQAIGSSRTAAERVGLRVPLRLLVLVTLVGGLAGLAGLVDLARFGSTAIAGHANDALGAVTAAVIGGTQLEGGRISVLGTVWGAALAVILQGGLVIIGVSSAYQLIAVGAVLILAVGLDRLSAVRRATR, from the coding sequence GTGCTCCTCGTGGTCCTGTTCACAGCGCTGTCCGACAACGGGGTCTTCGCCTCGGTGGCCAATGCGCAGTCGCTGTTGCTCAGCGGTACGCAGGCGCTGCTGCTCGGGCTCGGGCTGGCGCTGTTGCTCGGCGCGGGTGTCTTCGATCTGTCCCTCGGCGCGAACCTGGTGCTGTCCTCCGTGGCCGGCGCCATGGTGATGCGCGTCGTCGCCGGCACGCCGGATGCTGCCGGCCGATTCCCGAATCTCGGCGCGGGGATCGTCCTCGGCGTGTTGGCCTGCCTGCTGACGGGCACCGTTTTCGGCTTGATCAACGGAGTCCTGATCGCCTATTTCGGGATCAACTCGCTGATCGCCACGCTCGGCACGCTGGGTGTCGGCAGCGGTCTGGCACTGGTGCTGACTGGCGGCTCCGACATCGCCGGGCTCCCGAGCGCCCTGCAGTCCAACTTCGGGCTGCGCACCATCGCCGCGATCCCAGCGCCTGCGCTCGTCGCCGTGATTCTCGCCGTGATCCTCGGCCTCGTCGTCCGCTTCACCCGATTCGGCCTGCGTACACAGGCGATCGGGTCCTCTCGGACCGCTGCGGAGCGCGTGGGTCTGCGGGTTCCGCTCCGCTTGCTCGTCCTGGTGACCCTGGTGGGGGGCCTGGCCGGGTTGGCCGGTCTGGTCGACTTGGCCCGATTCGGATCGACGGCGATCGCCGGCCACGCCAACGATGCTCTCGGGGCCGTCACGGCAGCTGTCATCGGCGGTACGCAACTGGAAGGCGGGCGGATCTCGGTACTCGGCACGGTCTGGGGTGCCGCGCTGGCGGTGATCCTTCAGGGCGGGCTGGTGATCATCGGCGTTTCGTCCGCGTACCAGCTCATCGCCGTCGGTGCCGTCCTGATCCTCGCGGTCGGTCTCGACCGGCTCAGTGCAGTGCGCCGCGCAACCCGCTGA
- a CDS encoding ATP-binding cassette domain-containing protein — MHVPERTGTTAIAAQHVRKRFGHVEALRDASVSVRGGEVVALFGDNGAGKSTLLRTLQGVHVPDEGQIVIGDRPVVLGSVRDAQRRGVDTVYQDLALAPDLSVVDNMFLGHEVIRSGPCAAFGVLSRMGMVERADAALRELSIVLPSLTVPVRDLSGGQRQAVAVARAVMWSRTAVLMDEPTAALGARQSEVVCELMRTVAARGLGVLVVSHDLPRVLAVADRVSILWRGETALEADASDLTVPDVVATMVGYRAEAS, encoded by the coding sequence ATGCACGTCCCGGAACGCACCGGAACAACCGCGATCGCAGCGCAGCACGTGCGCAAGCGTTTCGGGCACGTCGAGGCGCTCCGCGATGCGTCTGTGTCCGTCCGAGGAGGAGAAGTCGTCGCGCTGTTCGGTGACAACGGGGCGGGAAAGTCGACGTTGTTGCGGACCCTGCAAGGGGTGCACGTCCCGGACGAAGGTCAGATCGTCATCGGCGACCGGCCGGTGGTGCTGGGCTCGGTCCGCGACGCGCAGCGCCGAGGGGTAGACACGGTCTACCAGGACTTAGCGCTCGCGCCGGACCTGTCCGTCGTCGACAACATGTTCCTGGGCCACGAGGTGATCCGGTCAGGGCCGTGTGCCGCGTTCGGCGTGTTGTCCCGCATGGGCATGGTGGAGCGGGCCGACGCCGCGTTGCGGGAACTGTCGATCGTCCTTCCTTCTCTGACGGTTCCGGTGCGGGACCTGTCCGGAGGGCAGCGGCAGGCGGTCGCTGTCGCGCGCGCCGTGATGTGGTCGCGCACCGCCGTACTCATGGACGAGCCGACGGCCGCGCTCGGGGCGAGGCAGTCCGAGGTGGTCTGCGAACTGATGCGCACGGTCGCCGCCAGAGGACTCGGTGTTCTCGTCGTATCGCACGATCTGCCGCGCGTCCTCGCGGTCGCCGACCGGGTCAGCATCCTGTGGCGCGGTGAGACCGCCCTCGAAGCCGACGCGTCCGACCTGACCGTGCCAGACGTCGTCGCAACGATGGTCGGCTACCGCGCGGAGGCGAGCTGA
- a CDS encoding aldehyde dehydrogenase family protein, with the protein MTASDVRDVHDPGRLDEVVAKVAVGTAADVDHAVRAGHAAFPGWRDTPATERVRLLLAAAEVVAGSGEELAPQLVREHGGVLWEAQTDFGLGTGVLQHTASLVEEFLRPVQFDDEQSFISVEKVPRGVAAAIVPWNMPVVLTMMKLAPALATGNTVVLKPSPFAPAALTLLLQRVAELLPPGVLNVVHGEGDVGAALCTHPLVRKVGFTGGTATAQKVVEATAPTITNVTLELGGNDPAIVLDDADIDATLDRMLKGVYTRTGQICFAVKRIYVPRAMYTRFTDAFCERVDQYAVGHGLDPEASFGPLNNEAQYKKVLDLLDRTRNSSATLVELGRKLDPSSWDNGYYVLPHVVRNVEHTAPVSCEEQFGPVIPLIAYDTEDQVLTWANDSDYGLGSSVWTSDPDRGLAFARRVEAGSTFINTHSFESLDLRMPFGGIKQSGIGREFGEAGLSAYAEEHSIRRLK; encoded by the coding sequence ATGACCGCGTCCGACGTGCGCGACGTCCACGACCCGGGCCGCCTCGACGAGGTCGTGGCGAAGGTCGCCGTCGGCACCGCCGCGGACGTCGACCACGCCGTCCGGGCCGGCCACGCGGCCTTCCCCGGCTGGCGCGACACCCCTGCCACCGAGCGCGTCCGGCTGCTCCTTGCCGCGGCGGAGGTGGTCGCCGGCAGCGGCGAGGAGCTGGCCCCGCAGCTGGTGCGAGAGCACGGCGGCGTGCTCTGGGAGGCGCAGACGGACTTCGGGCTCGGCACCGGGGTGCTGCAGCACACCGCGAGCCTGGTCGAGGAGTTCCTCCGCCCGGTTCAGTTCGACGACGAACAGAGCTTCATCAGCGTCGAGAAGGTGCCGCGCGGGGTCGCGGCCGCGATCGTGCCGTGGAACATGCCGGTGGTGTTGACGATGATGAAGCTGGCCCCCGCGCTGGCGACCGGCAACACCGTCGTCCTCAAGCCCTCACCGTTCGCGCCCGCGGCGCTGACCCTGTTGCTGCAGCGCGTGGCCGAACTCCTGCCCCCCGGGGTGCTCAACGTCGTGCACGGCGAGGGGGACGTCGGTGCGGCCCTGTGCACCCACCCGCTCGTCCGCAAGGTCGGCTTCACCGGCGGCACAGCGACCGCCCAAAAGGTCGTCGAGGCCACCGCGCCCACCATCACGAACGTCACCCTCGAGCTCGGCGGCAACGACCCGGCCATAGTGCTCGACGACGCCGACATCGACGCCACACTCGACCGGATGCTCAAAGGCGTCTACACCCGCACCGGCCAGATCTGCTTCGCCGTCAAGCGGATATACGTGCCGCGAGCGATGTACACCCGGTTCACGGACGCGTTCTGCGAACGAGTGGACCAGTACGCCGTCGGCCACGGCCTGGATCCGGAGGCGAGCTTCGGCCCACTCAACAACGAGGCGCAGTACAAGAAGGTCCTCGACCTCCTCGACCGGACCCGGAACTCTTCGGCCACCCTGGTCGAGCTCGGCCGCAAGCTCGACCCCTCGTCCTGGGACAACGGCTACTACGTCCTGCCGCACGTCGTCCGGAACGTCGAGCACACCGCGCCGGTCTCCTGCGAGGAGCAGTTCGGTCCGGTCATCCCGCTGATCGCCTACGACACCGAGGACCAGGTCCTCACCTGGGCCAACGACAGCGATTACGGCCTCGGCTCCTCGGTGTGGACCTCCGATCCCGACCGCGGCCTTGCCTTCGCCCGGAGGGTCGAGGCGGGCAGCACCTTCATCAACACCCACTCGTTCGAGTCGCTCGACCTGCGCATGCCCTTCGGAGGCATCAAGCAGAGCGGTATCGGCCGGGAGTTCGGCGAGGCCGGCCTGTCCGCGTACGCCGAGGAGCACTCGATCCGCCGGCTGAAGTAG